In Caloenas nicobarica isolate bCalNic1 chromosome 5, bCalNic1.hap1, whole genome shotgun sequence, a single genomic region encodes these proteins:
- the BDNF gene encoding brain-derived neurotrophic factor isoform X1 produces the protein MPHTVRVSAKFHQVRRVMTILFLTMVISYFSCMKAAPMKEASVRGQGSLAYPGLRTHGTLESLNGPNAGSRGLTSLADTFEHVIEELLDEDQDIQPSEENKDADLYTSRVMLSSQVPLEPPLLFLLEEYKNYLDAANMSMRVRRHSDPARRGELSVCDSTSEWVTAAEKKTAVDMSGATVTVLEKVPVPKGQLKQYFYETKCNPKGYTKEGCRGIDKRHWNSQCRTTQSYVRALTMDNKKRVGWRFIRIDTSCVCTLTIKRGR, from the coding sequence TTCCACCAAGTGAGAAGAGTGATGACCATCCTTTTCCTTACTATGGTTATCTCATACTTCAGTTGCATGAAAGCTGCCCCGATGAAGGAAGCTAGTGTAAGAGGACAAGGCAGCTTGGCTTACCCAGGTCTGCGGACCCACGGGACTCTTGAGAGCCTAAATGGGCCCAATGCTGGTTCAAGAGGATTGACATCGCTGGCGGACACTTTTGAACATGTCATAGAGGAGCTTCTGGACGAGGACCAGGACATCCAGCCCAGCGAGGAAAACAAGGATGCAGACTTGTACACATCCCGCGTCATGCTAAGCAGTCAAGTGCCTTTGGAACCCCCGCTGCTCTTTCTGCTCGAGGAATACAAAAACTACTTGGATGCTGCAAACATGTCCATGAGGGTCCGGCGCCACTCCGACCCAGCTCGCCGCGGGGAACTGAGCGTATGTGACAGCACGAGCGAGTGGGTGACAGCGGCAGAGAAAAAGACTGCAGTGGACATGTCCGGGGCCACCGTCACCGTCCTGGAAAAAGTCCCGGTACCCAAAGGCCAACTGAAGCAATACTTCTACGAGACCAAATGCAACCCCAAGGGGTACACGAAGGAGGGCTGCAGGGGCATAGACAAGAGGCACTGGAACTCCCAGTGCCGAACTACCCAGTCTTACGTGAGAGCTCTCACCATGGATAATAAAAAGAGAGTCGGCTGGCGCTTTATAAGGATAGACACTTCCTGTGTATGTACATTAACCATTAAAAGGGGAAGATAG
- the BDNF gene encoding brain-derived neurotrophic factor isoform X2 translates to MTILFLTMVISYFSCMKAAPMKEASVRGQGSLAYPGLRTHGTLESLNGPNAGSRGLTSLADTFEHVIEELLDEDQDIQPSEENKDADLYTSRVMLSSQVPLEPPLLFLLEEYKNYLDAANMSMRVRRHSDPARRGELSVCDSTSEWVTAAEKKTAVDMSGATVTVLEKVPVPKGQLKQYFYETKCNPKGYTKEGCRGIDKRHWNSQCRTTQSYVRALTMDNKKRVGWRFIRIDTSCVCTLTIKRGR, encoded by the coding sequence ATGACCATCCTTTTCCTTACTATGGTTATCTCATACTTCAGTTGCATGAAAGCTGCCCCGATGAAGGAAGCTAGTGTAAGAGGACAAGGCAGCTTGGCTTACCCAGGTCTGCGGACCCACGGGACTCTTGAGAGCCTAAATGGGCCCAATGCTGGTTCAAGAGGATTGACATCGCTGGCGGACACTTTTGAACATGTCATAGAGGAGCTTCTGGACGAGGACCAGGACATCCAGCCCAGCGAGGAAAACAAGGATGCAGACTTGTACACATCCCGCGTCATGCTAAGCAGTCAAGTGCCTTTGGAACCCCCGCTGCTCTTTCTGCTCGAGGAATACAAAAACTACTTGGATGCTGCAAACATGTCCATGAGGGTCCGGCGCCACTCCGACCCAGCTCGCCGCGGGGAACTGAGCGTATGTGACAGCACGAGCGAGTGGGTGACAGCGGCAGAGAAAAAGACTGCAGTGGACATGTCCGGGGCCACCGTCACCGTCCTGGAAAAAGTCCCGGTACCCAAAGGCCAACTGAAGCAATACTTCTACGAGACCAAATGCAACCCCAAGGGGTACACGAAGGAGGGCTGCAGGGGCATAGACAAGAGGCACTGGAACTCCCAGTGCCGAACTACCCAGTCTTACGTGAGAGCTCTCACCATGGATAATAAAAAGAGAGTCGGCTGGCGCTTTATAAGGATAGACACTTCCTGTGTATGTACATTAACCATTAAAAGGGGAAGATAG